A genomic stretch from Pseudomonas mendocina includes:
- the argC gene encoding N-acetyl-gamma-glutamyl-phosphate reductase: MIKVGIVGGTGYTGVELLRLLAQHPQAQVEVITSRSEAGVRVDEMYPNLRGHYDNLAFSVPDVATLGACDVVFFATPHGVAHALAGELLATGTKVIDLSADFRLQDAEEWSKWYNQPHGAPDLLPEAVYGLPEVNREAIKQARLIAVPGCYPTATQLALIPLLEAGIADTAQLIADCKSGVSGAGRGASVGSLFSEAGESMKAYGVKGHRHLPEIRQGLRRAAGKDVGLTFVPHLTPMIRGIHATVYATVVDRSVDLQALYEQRYANEPFVDVMPAGSHPETRSVRGANVCRIAVHRPQDGDLVVVLSVIDNLVKGASGQAVQNMNILFGLDERAGLGHAALLP, from the coding sequence ATGATCAAGGTCGGTATCGTCGGCGGCACGGGTTACACCGGTGTCGAATTGCTGCGTCTGCTGGCGCAGCACCCGCAGGCTCAGGTTGAGGTCATCACCTCACGTTCCGAGGCGGGTGTACGCGTCGACGAGATGTATCCGAACCTGCGCGGTCATTACGACAATCTGGCGTTCAGCGTTCCAGATGTGGCGACACTGGGGGCATGCGATGTGGTGTTCTTCGCTACCCCCCATGGCGTGGCCCATGCGCTGGCGGGTGAGCTGCTGGCCACTGGCACTAAAGTGATTGATCTGTCGGCAGACTTCCGCCTGCAAGACGCCGAAGAATGGTCCAAGTGGTACAACCAGCCCCATGGTGCACCGGATCTGCTCCCGGAGGCCGTCTATGGTTTGCCGGAGGTTAACCGTGAAGCCATTAAGCAGGCTCGCCTTATTGCAGTGCCCGGATGCTATCCAACTGCAACTCAACTGGCTTTGATCCCGTTATTGGAGGCCGGTATCGCGGATACCGCACAATTGATTGCCGACTGCAAATCCGGGGTTAGCGGAGCAGGCCGTGGCGCCAGCGTCGGCTCTTTGTTCAGTGAGGCGGGAGAGAGCATGAAGGCCTATGGGGTTAAAGGGCATCGTCATTTGCCTGAGATCCGTCAAGGCTTGCGCCGTGCAGCGGGTAAGGATGTCGGCCTGACTTTTGTGCCTCATCTGACTCCGATGATTCGTGGCATCCATGCCACTGTGTATGCAACCGTGGTCGATCGTTCGGTCGATTTGCAAGCGCTATACGAGCAGCGTTACGCCAATGAGCCTTTTGTTGACGTAATGCCCGCTGGCAGCCACCCAGAGACTCGCAGTGTGCGAGGCGCCAACGTGTGCCGTATTGCTGTACATCGTCCGCAGGATGGTGATCTGGTAGTGGTTCTTTCCGTAATCGACAACCTGGTCAAAGGCGCTTCCGGTCAGGCAGTTCAGAATATGAACATCCTCTTTGGCCTGGATGAGCGTGCCGGCCTTGGACACGCTGCACTGCTTCCCTGA